The Candidatus Hydrogenedentota bacterium genome contains the following window.
GCGTAATAATACGCAGTTTGTGCGAATTTTTACGCTATCGACTCTCGAATCAATCGGCCCGACCTATTCCCAAACGCGCGGCTGCCGCCCGGCGCCGATGCCCGCGCGAAGTCCTCGAAAGGACGTTGGCTATTCCTCGTGTTCACTGGCGCGAGGCCCCTTCAATCCAAACTTCTCGATCTTATAGCGAACCTGATCGCGGGAGATCCCGAGCATTGCCCCGGTGCGGGTCTGGTTCCAGTCGGCGCGGTTGAGGGCCTGGCGGAGGAGGCTTTCCTCGGCTTCGGCGAGGGTGCATCCGCCGGCGGGCAGCAAAACCTTCTCGCCCAGGCTTTCGGGCGGCGTGTTGAAGTTGGCGCGTCCGAGGATGATATCGCTCGGTCCGACCCACGGGCCCTCGTTGAGGAGCACGGCGCGCTCGATTACGTTTCGCAATTCGCGGACATTGCCGGGCCAGGCGTACTGGTTGAGCTTTTCGAGGCCGGGCGGCGAGATGCCGAGAATGCCCTTTCGGAATTCGCGGTTGAACTGGCTGAGGAAGTGCCGCGCGAGCACGGTGACGTCCCCTTTGCGATCGCGCAGCGGCGGCATGGTGATGGGGACGACATTGAGCCGGTAGTACAGGTCCTCGCGGAAGGTCCGATCGCGGACCATCGTCTCCAGGTTGCGGTTGGTCGCGGCGATCAGGCGCATATCGACGTGAATGTCCGTGACACCGCCAATGCGCTTGAAGGATTTCTCCTCGAGTATGCGAAGCAGCTTGGCCTGAAGCGTGGGGGCCATGTCGCCAATCTCGTCGAGAAAGACCGTGCCCCGGTCGGCGAGCTCGATGAGGCCTTTCTTCCGGGCGGTTGCGCTGGTGAAGGCGCCGGCCTCGTAGCCGAAGAGCTCGGATTCCAGCAGCGACTCGGGCAGGGCCGTGCAGGTGATGTTCATGAAGGGGTAGGCGCCGCGCGAGGACTCGTAGTGTAGCGCGCGCGCGACCAGGTCCTTTCCGGTGCCGCTTTCGCCCAGGAGAAGGATCGTGGTGTTGGGCCCCTGGGCCACCTTCCGGATCAGGGATTTGACGTCCATGATCTGGGGGCTCTCGCCGATGATATTGTCGAGCCCGAATTGGGATCGTTTCTGGTCGAGCTCCGTGGAGAGGTTGCGCCGCATGACACTGCTCTCGTGCACGCGCTTGACGGTGATGCTCAGCTCATCGAGGTCGAAGGGCTTCGCCAGGTAGTCCGCAGCGCCATTCTTGATGGCGTCCACGGCCCCTTCCAGGCTGGAATAGGCCGTGATGATAATTGCGGCGGAATCGGGCTGGAGTTCGTGGAGTTCGCGGACGAGCGACATGCCGTCGGTGTCGGGCAGGCGCATGTCGAAGAGCGCGAGCTCGAAGTTCTCCTTCCGGAAATGCTGCCGGGCGACGTCCCCGGATTCCGCCTCGGTGACGGTGTATCCATCCTGCTCGAGGCGCTTGCGCAAGGACCAGCGAATCATTTTTTCGTCGTCAACGACGAGTATTGAACCCGGCACGCTCACATATCTCCCGGTATGCCAATGGTAGCCACGACACCAGTGCGCCCCAAGTTCCCTATCTGTAGTGTACCACCGTGGGCTTCCACAATGCGATGGGAAACGGATAGCCCCAGGCCGGAGCCATCGACGCGCGTGGTGAAGAACGGCTCGAAGACGTGTGGGAGGATATGTTCGGAGAGGGGCTCGCCGTCGTTGTACAGGGAGATCGCCGTTCCCGTGTTCTCGGGGAACGCCCGCCACGCGAGCCGCCCCCCGGGCGATACGGCCTGGCAGGCGTTGCGCCAGAGGTTCTCCAGCACCTGCCGGAAGAGCCGGGGGTCGGCATAAACGGCAAGTTGTTCATCGCAATCGAGGGACACGGCGGCGCCGGGCGGCGGCGCTGTGGAGACGGCGAGCAACAGCGGGCGGAGCAGCACAACCTCACGCCGTGGCATGATGGGACGGGCGTATCGCAGCAACTGGTCGACCGTGTTTTCGATGCGG
Protein-coding sequences here:
- a CDS encoding sigma-54-dependent Fis family transcriptional regulator codes for the protein MPGSILVVDDEKMIRWSLRKRLEQDGYTVTEAESGDVARQHFRKENFELALFDMRLPDTDGMSLVRELHELQPDSAAIIITAYSSLEGAVDAIKNGAADYLAKPFDLDELSITVKRVHESSVMRRNLSTELDQKRSQFGLDNIIGESPQIMDVKSLIRKVAQGPNTTILLLGESGTGKDLVARALHYESSRGAYPFMNITCTALPESLLESELFGYEAGAFTSATARKKGLIELADRGTVFLDEIGDMAPTLQAKLLRILEEKSFKRIGGVTDIHVDMRLIAATNRNLETMVRDRTFREDLYYRLNVVPITMPPLRDRKGDVTVLARHFLSQFNREFRKGILGISPPGLEKLNQYAWPGNVRELRNVIERAVLLNEGPWVGPSDIILGRANFNTPPESLGEKVLLPAGGCTLAEAEESLLRQALNRADWNQTRTGAMLGISRDQVRYKIEKFGLKGPRASEHEE